From Posidoniimonas polymericola, a single genomic window includes:
- a CDS encoding PEP-CTERM sorting domain-containing protein: protein MCRSIAAITLATLLASQGVCHAVVVASLETNVAPAGTAGDPYNPTFTAGGPSTTDLLEGLLPTVAIGNLTQENSLGASALTNGTVATAYGSGDANSAHIAYATGGPGEEVTYALGGIYDLDSIVIFGGWNDAGRDAQSYDLYVSSDGAQNFSLLTNYNNGNGEEQGVVTTPVSHRVEFTEDSLPNLATGVTHVKVDFLDVENGYTGYTEIDVFGSLVNVPGDADGDGDVDLDDFFVISNHFFTTPSAIGLDGDVEPDNIVDEKDFRLWKSVASASVLAEFAALGVPEPSTLALIGVSMGLLAGRRRG from the coding sequence ATGTGTCGATCCATCGCAGCGATTACGCTCGCTACTCTTCTTGCATCGCAGGGCGTCTGCCACGCGGTTGTCGTGGCGTCCCTCGAGACGAACGTCGCCCCCGCCGGCACGGCCGGCGACCCGTACAACCCGACCTTCACCGCCGGCGGCCCGTCGACGACCGACCTGCTCGAGGGGCTCCTGCCGACCGTGGCGATCGGCAACCTGACTCAGGAGAACTCGCTCGGAGCTTCGGCACTGACCAACGGCACGGTGGCGACTGCGTACGGCTCCGGCGACGCAAATAGCGCGCACATCGCCTACGCAACCGGCGGCCCGGGCGAAGAGGTCACCTACGCCCTCGGCGGCATCTACGACCTCGACTCGATCGTGATCTTCGGCGGCTGGAACGACGCCGGCCGCGACGCCCAGTCGTACGACCTGTACGTGTCGAGCGATGGCGCCCAGAACTTCTCGCTGCTCACGAACTACAACAACGGCAACGGCGAAGAGCAGGGCGTGGTGACCACCCCCGTTTCCCACCGGGTCGAGTTCACCGAGGACTCGCTGCCGAACCTGGCGACCGGCGTGACGCACGTCAAGGTTGACTTCCTCGACGTCGAGAACGGCTACACCGGCTACACCGAGATCGACGTGTTCGGCTCGCTGGTCAACGTCCCCGGCGACGCCGACGGCGACGGCGACGTCGACCTCGACGACTTCTTTGTGATCAGCAATCACTTCTTCACGACGCCGTCGGCCATCGGCCTCGACGGCGACGTCGAGCCCGACAATATCGTCGACGAGAAGGACTTCCGCTTGTGGAAGAGCGTCGCCTCGGCGTCGGTGCTGGCGGAGTTCGCCGCGCTCGGCGTGCCCGAGCCTTCGACGCTCGCGCTCATTGGCGTTTCCATGGGGCTGTTGGCAGGTCGCCGACGCGGCTAG
- a CDS encoding NnrU family protein, translating to MHHATTNRRLGLAAGVATHLLFVFTVWHLFWFLKEGRGAGSGGQEWGGLGFDIGLAVFFAAPHSVLLLPSVRKSLAKRIPQAFYGLFYTVVTCTSLLVVFGLWQGSEQVVWNLTGPLRLAVQAGFYASWAALFYSLHLTGLGYQTGLTPWLYWARRQQPPRRTFTPRGAYLLWRHPVYLSFMGLVWFTPRMSLDHVVLTAVWTVYLFVGSCLKDQRLAFYLGDSYRAYQATTPGFPLMPFGPLARRPLPEPASSTSDQSPAVAA from the coding sequence ATGCACCACGCCACCACCAACCGACGCCTCGGTCTCGCCGCGGGCGTCGCGACGCACCTGCTCTTTGTCTTCACGGTCTGGCATCTGTTCTGGTTCCTCAAGGAGGGCCGCGGCGCCGGGTCGGGCGGCCAAGAATGGGGCGGCCTGGGGTTCGACATTGGCCTGGCGGTGTTCTTCGCCGCACCGCACAGCGTGCTGCTGCTGCCGTCGGTACGCAAGTCGCTGGCCAAGCGGATCCCCCAGGCGTTCTACGGGTTGTTCTACACGGTGGTGACCTGCACCTCGCTGCTCGTGGTGTTCGGGTTGTGGCAGGGGAGCGAGCAGGTGGTGTGGAATCTCACCGGTCCGCTCCGCCTGGCGGTTCAGGCCGGCTTCTACGCCTCGTGGGCGGCGCTGTTCTACAGCCTGCACCTGACGGGCCTTGGCTACCAGACCGGGCTCACACCGTGGCTCTACTGGGCGCGGCGCCAGCAGCCGCCGCGGCGGACGTTCACCCCGCGGGGCGCGTACCTGCTGTGGCGGCACCCGGTGTACCTCAGCTTCATGGGGCTGGTGTGGTTCACGCCGCGGATGTCGCTCGACCACGTCGTGCTGACGGCGGTCTGGACCGTGTACCTGTTTGTCGGCAGCTGCTTGAAGGACCAGCGGCTCGCGTTCTACCTCGGCGACAGCTACCGAGCCTACCAGGCCACGACGCCGGGCTTCCCGCTGATGCCGTTCGGCCCGCTGGCCCGCCGTCCTCTACCCGAGCCCGCCTCCTCAACCAGCGACCAATCGCCGGCGGTCGCCGCGTGA
- a CDS encoding alpha-L-rhamnosidase, with the protein MLNRLPAYRTPTSFLRVTLGAAALWAGGLVERGAAEVAATRLSCECRTDPLGVDRPQPELAWIVESAERGQSQSAYRVIVASSEEQLKENAGDLWDSGKVDSNATYAVRYAGRPLESHQQCYWKVMAWDAHGEPGPWSDPSVWTAGLLKQGDWAGEWIGYDAARGAISDPPAVDLDGARWIRVATKQEKQPPKGKSDYVGLWELPQGVELRTAQLAVMCDDRCQVKINGALAVSAVTLSTPKTEEVVGFLRPGKNRVEVACTNDSEGHTGICLKLTAETYSGEVFVLTTDGRWTAVSRNESGDQQPLLAEIVGPFGCEPWGRPAYRRDLSSPPVYLRSDFAVDKPVRRATAYFASLGWADFSINGQPVKSDYFSSGWTDYRKRVYYRAYDATDLVRAGGNAIGLVLTDGWYSGHVAWGMQRGHYGEHPRVRVMLRIEYEDGDTQTVATDRRWKASVDGPKRVADPLVGEEYDATREMPGWDESGFADADWREVVAGADVDPAIEWHPGPPVVEIARFAPRSVTEPKPGVFVYDLGQNFAGVAELKISGRAGQRVRVRFAERLAPDGMVYTDNLRMARATDIYTCRGDGVETWRPTQTFHGFQYVELTGVEAPPTDAVTGIAISSDTPVVGEFECSDPALNRLFQNVLWTQRANFVDVPTDCPQRDERLGWTGDAQVYVHTACLTSDVQAFFRKWLVDMVDAQEPNGQFPKVAPVVADQADGGPAWSEAGVICPWEIYSVYHDRTLLEQQYPAMARYVEFCRNRSMNGVLPPDRFHCFGDWLSVNANTPNEVIYTAYYARSADIVSKAAAVLGRDDDAQRYRELFAQIKQAFNDEYVSADGRVRGDTQCGYVLAIGYDLLDGPTREQAARHLVDDIRARGWKLSTGFIGTKDLMMVLSEIGRHDVALRLLHQEQYPGWLFSINHGATSIWERWDGWTPERGFQDPGMNSFAHYSFGAVYGWMAENLGGIRGAEPGFGELVIEPTFDPRLDFCRVSYDSLHGPIRTEWRRDNGKRRLDLRVPANAGATVRLRGVSVADVRVDGKPLAEAGLDARDAVTEYPDSGAGATPRVATAVFQVPSGEYQIETPIPAQEAAGDPGLGG; encoded by the coding sequence ATGCTAAACAGACTGCCAGCGTATCGGACCCCCACTAGCTTCCTCCGCGTCACGCTGGGGGCCGCTGCCCTGTGGGCCGGCGGGCTGGTCGAGCGGGGAGCCGCCGAGGTCGCGGCGACGCGGTTGAGCTGCGAGTGCCGCACAGATCCGCTTGGCGTCGACCGCCCGCAGCCCGAGCTGGCGTGGATCGTTGAGTCGGCAGAACGCGGACAGTCGCAGTCGGCCTACCGGGTGATTGTGGCCAGCAGCGAGGAGCAGCTCAAAGAGAACGCCGGCGACTTGTGGGACTCGGGCAAGGTCGACAGCAACGCCACCTACGCGGTCCGCTACGCGGGCCGGCCGCTCGAGTCGCACCAGCAGTGCTACTGGAAGGTAATGGCGTGGGACGCACACGGAGAGCCCGGCCCCTGGAGTGACCCGTCGGTGTGGACCGCCGGCCTGCTAAAGCAGGGCGATTGGGCCGGCGAGTGGATCGGCTACGACGCCGCCCGCGGAGCCATCAGCGACCCCCCGGCCGTCGACCTCGACGGCGCCCGGTGGATCCGCGTGGCGACCAAGCAGGAGAAGCAGCCGCCCAAAGGGAAGAGCGACTACGTCGGCTTGTGGGAGCTGCCGCAGGGCGTCGAGCTCCGCACCGCCCAGCTGGCCGTCATGTGCGACGACCGCTGCCAGGTGAAGATCAACGGCGCGCTGGCTGTCAGCGCGGTGACGCTTTCGACGCCGAAGACCGAAGAGGTGGTCGGGTTCCTCCGCCCCGGCAAGAACCGCGTCGAGGTGGCCTGCACGAACGACTCCGAGGGCCACACCGGGATCTGCCTGAAGCTGACGGCAGAGACCTACAGCGGCGAGGTGTTCGTGCTCACCACCGACGGCCGGTGGACCGCGGTCTCGCGCAACGAGTCGGGCGACCAGCAGCCGCTGCTCGCCGAGATTGTCGGCCCGTTCGGCTGCGAGCCCTGGGGCCGGCCCGCGTACCGCCGGGACCTGTCCTCGCCGCCCGTCTACCTCCGGTCCGACTTCGCGGTCGACAAGCCGGTGCGGCGCGCGACCGCGTACTTTGCTTCGCTCGGCTGGGCCGACTTTTCGATCAACGGCCAGCCGGTCAAGTCCGACTACTTCAGCTCGGGCTGGACCGACTACCGCAAGCGGGTCTACTACCGCGCGTACGACGCGACCGACCTGGTCCGCGCCGGCGGCAACGCGATCGGCCTGGTGCTGACCGACGGCTGGTACTCCGGCCACGTCGCGTGGGGCATGCAGCGCGGCCACTACGGCGAGCACCCGCGCGTCCGCGTGATGCTCCGCATCGAGTACGAGGACGGCGACACCCAGACCGTCGCGACCGACCGCCGCTGGAAGGCCAGCGTCGACGGGCCGAAGCGGGTCGCCGACCCGCTGGTCGGCGAGGAGTACGACGCCACCCGCGAGATGCCGGGCTGGGACGAGTCAGGGTTCGCCGACGCCGACTGGCGGGAGGTGGTCGCGGGCGCCGATGTCGACCCGGCGATCGAGTGGCACCCCGGTCCGCCGGTGGTAGAGATCGCCCGCTTCGCCCCCCGCTCGGTCACCGAGCCCAAGCCGGGCGTTTTTGTCTATGACCTGGGGCAGAACTTTGCTGGGGTGGCCGAGCTCAAGATCAGCGGCCGCGCCGGCCAGCGGGTCCGGGTACGGTTCGCGGAGCGGCTTGCGCCGGACGGCATGGTGTACACGGACAACCTCCGCATGGCCCGCGCGACCGACATCTACACCTGCCGCGGCGACGGGGTCGAGACCTGGCGCCCGACGCAGACCTTCCACGGCTTCCAGTACGTCGAGCTGACCGGCGTCGAGGCGCCGCCCACCGACGCGGTGACCGGCATTGCGATCAGCAGCGACACGCCGGTCGTCGGCGAGTTCGAGTGCTCCGACCCCGCGCTCAACCGGCTGTTCCAGAACGTGCTGTGGACCCAGCGGGCCAACTTTGTTGACGTGCCCACCGACTGCCCGCAACGCGACGAGCGGCTCGGCTGGACCGGCGACGCCCAGGTCTACGTGCACACCGCCTGCCTGACGTCCGACGTGCAGGCCTTCTTCCGCAAGTGGCTGGTCGACATGGTGGACGCCCAGGAGCCGAACGGGCAGTTTCCGAAGGTCGCCCCCGTGGTCGCCGACCAAGCGGACGGCGGCCCCGCTTGGAGCGAGGCGGGCGTCATTTGTCCGTGGGAGATCTACTCGGTCTACCACGACCGCACGCTGCTCGAGCAGCAGTACCCCGCCATGGCGCGGTACGTCGAGTTCTGCCGCAACCGCTCGATGAACGGCGTGCTGCCGCCCGACCGGTTCCACTGCTTCGGCGACTGGCTGAGCGTCAACGCCAACACGCCCAATGAGGTGATCTACACCGCGTACTACGCCCGCAGCGCCGACATCGTCAGCAAGGCGGCGGCCGTGCTCGGCCGCGACGACGACGCGCAGCGGTACCGTGAGCTGTTCGCGCAGATCAAGCAGGCGTTCAACGACGAGTACGTCTCGGCCGACGGCCGGGTCCGGGGCGACACCCAGTGCGGCTACGTCCTGGCGATCGGCTACGACCTGCTCGACGGCCCGACGCGCGAGCAGGCCGCTCGCCATCTGGTGGACGACATCCGGGCGCGGGGCTGGAAGCTGTCGACCGGGTTCATCGGCACCAAGGACCTGATGATGGTGCTGTCGGAGATCGGCCGCCACGACGTCGCGCTGCGTCTGCTGCACCAGGAGCAGTACCCCGGTTGGTTGTTCTCGATCAACCACGGCGCCACCAGCATCTGGGAACGCTGGGACGGCTGGACCCCGGAGCGTGGGTTCCAGGACCCCGGCATGAACTCCTTCGCCCACTACTCGTTCGGCGCGGTCTACGGCTGGATGGCCGAGAACCTGGGGGGCATCCGCGGAGCGGAGCCCGGCTTCGGGGAGTTGGTCATCGAGCCGACCTTCGACCCGCGGCTCGACTTCTGCCGGGTCTCTTACGACAGCCTGCACGGCCCGATCAGGACCGAGTGGCGGCGCGACAACGGCAAACGCCGGCTCGACTTGCGGGTCCCGGCGAACGCCGGTGCGACCGTAAGGCTGCGGGGCGTCTCGGTCGCCGACGTCCGCGTGGACGGCAAGCCGCTCGCCGAGGCGGGACTCGACGCCCGGGACGCGGTCACCGAGTACCCGGACAGCGGCGCCGGCGCCACGCCCCGGGTCGCGACGGCGGTATTCCAGGTCCCGTCAGGTGAGTACCAGATCGAAACGCCCATCCCTGCGCAAGAAGCCGCGGGCGACCCGGGTCTGGGCGGCTAA
- a CDS encoding class I SAM-dependent methyltransferase — translation MISCPGIQKKTIRRHYNVSTLFYRLLWGRHIHHGYWDADESPEVAQDQLTDKLAAAASIARGSRVVDIGCGMGGSSRRLAKLHDCHVTGVTISPFQKRWASLAATRHGLRSRTRFLCADAEQVEFRPGEFDAVWSIECTEHLTDKPEFVRRAAEWVKPGGAMAICAWLAGPDLDEAKRQQVYDVCEGMFCPSLATSAEYQQWMRDAGLEVEVAEDWTRNVDRTWEICRDRVLRFRMYGAAKLIDRQQIIFLDRFQTILDAYRSGAMEYGCFVARKPQ, via the coding sequence ATGATCAGCTGCCCCGGTATCCAAAAGAAAACCATCCGCCGGCACTACAACGTGTCGACGCTCTTTTACCGCTTGCTGTGGGGGCGGCACATCCACCACGGCTACTGGGACGCCGACGAGTCGCCCGAGGTCGCCCAGGACCAGCTGACCGACAAGCTGGCCGCCGCCGCCAGCATCGCCCGCGGCAGCCGCGTGGTCGACATCGGCTGCGGCATGGGGGGCTCGTCCCGCCGGCTCGCCAAGCTGCACGACTGCCACGTCACCGGGGTGACCATCAGCCCCTTCCAGAAACGCTGGGCCTCGCTCGCCGCGACGCGGCACGGCCTGCGGAGCCGCACCCGCTTCCTCTGCGCCGACGCCGAGCAGGTGGAGTTCCGACCCGGCGAGTTCGACGCCGTCTGGAGCATCGAGTGCACCGAGCACCTGACCGACAAACCGGAGTTTGTCCGCCGGGCGGCCGAGTGGGTCAAGCCGGGCGGCGCGATGGCAATCTGCGCCTGGCTCGCCGGGCCCGACCTCGACGAGGCTAAGCGGCAGCAGGTGTACGACGTCTGCGAGGGGATGTTCTGCCCCTCGCTGGCGACCAGCGCCGAGTACCAGCAGTGGATGCGGGACGCGGGCCTCGAGGTCGAGGTCGCCGAAGACTGGACCCGCAACGTCGACCGCACCTGGGAGATCTGCCGCGACCGCGTGCTGCGGTTCCGCATGTACGGCGCCGCCAAGTTGATCGACCGCCAGCAGATCATCTTCCTCGACCGGTTCCAGACCATCCTCGACGCCTACCGCAGCGGGGCAATGGAGTACGGCTGCTTTGTGGCCCGCAAGCCGCAGTAA
- a CDS encoding DUF1559 domain-containing protein — protein sequence MPRFSLPRRLQRRAFTLVELLVVIAIIGVLIALLLPAVQSAREAARRMQCVNHLKQWGLAMHLHHDTKGELPIGAQGKYGVNFPRQTWVLHLWPFIEEVQLAAEVGPTTDLDSPPFTIPNTMNGLSGQAVPMYRCPSDNGSDMLAGYYQRRRGNYVVNWGNRTYGDIFDRSELRRLLTDFGEGEAPFRHDKGDPLKPITSSFGKMVDGTSKTLLMAETLMAQSSEDLDWRGDILNDEGQLRFHTLMTPNSREPDLLDSAGPNGRPWFVETGDPLMPAAGVQKRNQKCGARSRHAGGVNAAMCDGSVDFFTDGVDLYYWASLGTMNGGEVLTP from the coding sequence ATGCCACGATTCTCGCTTCCCAGGCGTCTGCAAAGGCGAGCCTTCACGCTCGTCGAGCTGCTGGTAGTGATTGCGATCATCGGCGTTTTGATCGCGTTGCTGCTGCCGGCGGTGCAGTCGGCCCGTGAAGCCGCCCGACGCATGCAGTGCGTCAACCACCTCAAGCAGTGGGGGTTGGCGATGCACCTCCACCACGACACCAAGGGCGAACTCCCGATCGGCGCCCAGGGCAAGTACGGTGTGAACTTCCCGCGGCAGACCTGGGTGCTCCACCTCTGGCCGTTTATCGAAGAGGTCCAGCTGGCGGCCGAGGTTGGCCCGACCACCGACCTCGACAGCCCGCCATTCACCATCCCCAACACAATGAATGGCCTGTCGGGTCAGGCGGTGCCGATGTACCGCTGCCCCAGCGACAATGGGTCGGACATGCTGGCCGGCTACTACCAGCGGCGGCGGGGCAACTACGTTGTGAACTGGGGGAATCGCACCTACGGCGACATCTTCGATCGGAGCGAGCTGAGGCGACTCCTGACCGATTTCGGCGAGGGCGAGGCGCCCTTCCGCCACGACAAGGGCGATCCACTCAAGCCGATTACCTCTTCGTTCGGCAAGATGGTCGACGGGACCAGCAAGACCCTGCTCATGGCCGAGACGCTCATGGCGCAGAGCTCCGAAGACCTCGACTGGCGGGGCGACATCCTCAACGACGAGGGCCAGCTCCGGTTCCACACGCTCATGACGCCCAACAGCCGCGAGCCCGACCTGCTCGACTCGGCCGGTCCGAACGGCCGCCCGTGGTTCGTTGAGACCGGCGACCCGCTAATGCCGGCAGCCGGCGTGCAGAAGCGGAATCAGAAGTGCGGAGCCCGCAGCCGCCACGCCGGCGGCGTCAACGCCGCGATGTGCGACGGCTCAGTCGACTTCTTCACCGACGGCGTCGACCTCTACTACTGGGCCTCGCTCGGCACGATGAATGGCGGGGAGGTCCTGACCCCATGA
- a CDS encoding YceI family protein, whose protein sequence is MDYRSATRLFALFLLAALLAPAPARAQQAAATAAPAVAPGDIYLQSSRVYALVGKSGFGHEHGVVGMLKSGKLHLGAAQNAGDIVFDMATFTADAEPARKYVGLEGTSSESTQQQVTDNMRSAQVLNVAKFPTAKFVVKSAQAMSQPSKRGLPQYLLKGDFTLQSATRPLEFPVEVEMAKGWQHARGGFRIKQTDFGMTPFSKAFGAIGVADEISIWGDVWVAPDAGSGG, encoded by the coding sequence ATGGACTATCGCTCTGCGACTAGGTTGTTCGCCCTGTTTCTGCTAGCCGCGTTGCTGGCGCCAGCCCCCGCGCGGGCCCAGCAGGCGGCGGCCACCGCCGCGCCCGCCGTGGCGCCGGGCGACATCTACCTGCAGAGCAGCCGCGTGTACGCCCTGGTCGGTAAGTCGGGCTTTGGCCACGAGCACGGCGTGGTGGGCATGCTGAAGAGCGGCAAGCTGCACCTCGGCGCGGCCCAGAACGCCGGCGACATCGTGTTCGACATGGCGACCTTCACCGCCGACGCGGAGCCGGCCCGCAAGTACGTCGGACTCGAGGGGACCTCGTCCGAGTCGACGCAGCAGCAGGTCACCGACAACATGCGGAGCGCCCAGGTGCTGAACGTGGCCAAGTTCCCGACCGCTAAGTTTGTCGTGAAGTCGGCCCAGGCGATGAGCCAGCCGAGTAAGCGCGGGCTGCCCCAGTACCTGCTTAAGGGGGACTTCACCCTGCAGAGCGCCACCCGCCCGCTCGAGTTCCCGGTCGAGGTCGAGATGGCCAAGGGCTGGCAGCACGCCCGCGGCGGCTTCCGCATCAAGCAGACCGACTTCGGCATGACACCGTTCTCCAAGGCGTTCGGCGCCATCGGCGTGGCGGACGAGATCTCGATCTGGGGCGACGTCTGGGTCGCGCCCGACGCCGGCTCTGGCGGCTAG
- a CDS encoding efflux RND transporter permease subunit: MLTNLIEFSLRNRFVVIVGALLVAGAGMRSALLLPIDAVPDLTNTQVTVITSAGSLPPVEVERQVTYPIEWTMGGLADVAEVRSVSKFGLSVITIVFEEGTDIYFATNLVSQRLAQAASQIPEQYGPPELGPMTTALGEILQFELRSTARSPMELRTMLDWEVSPRLREVKGVTEVNTMGGFYKTYEVRPDPDLMNQHGVTLGEIYQRIEASNANAGGGYVVHHQEQRFIRGEALLRTLDDLRQVVLKRSANAPPLLVGDVADVRLAPMARQGAVSRDGRGEAVTGMVMMRIGENSRRVVSRVKQRIAEVQKTLPRDVEIDIIYDREDLIDRTLHTVLENLAVGGALVTLVLLMTLGSLRAGLIVALAIPLSMLFATNVMLAMGVSASLMSLGAIDFGLVVDSSVIMVENCVSRLAESPPGVSRLRVIRDAAIEVRGPTMFGELIIAVVYVPVLMLEGTEGKLFRPMAMTVLFALLGSLVISLTLMPALASLGLPRRVSHHDVWPIRLLKVVYLPMVRMAIRMPWATALVAICVVLVSVPIGLGLGAEFMPRLNEGDLLVEAARLPTASLEGAEDMARQIETTLLELPEIKTVFCKTGRPEIANDVMGVHQTDVWVMLHPKEEWPAAKSREELIADMEVALNARVPGVAFGFTQPIEMRVDELVAGVKADVAILLYGDDLDVLAEKSKEIERELRRIPGAADVKADIQSTLATLTIEPRRDTLARYGVDAAEVMDVVAAVGGRSVGNVLDGRARFPILVRLPEAWRADQTLLAQLPVSSAGGKPIPLGELADIRLEETPPTVEHDNGRRRTFVSANVRGRDVASFVGEAQRAIAQNVELPSGYEIDWGGDFENLQSASRRLMLITPIVLLMIFMLLHASFGSVSLASLIFLCVPFAASGGVFALASRGMPFSIAAGVGFIALFGVAVLNGLVWTSDAERRRQQGATPREAAGRAAESRLRPVLMTAMVASLGFLPMALSSSDGAEIQRPLATVVIGGLVTSSLLTCLVIPAVYPWFSPRGGTLDEPTEDPFADAGLPT; encoded by the coding sequence GTGCTTACCAACCTGATCGAGTTCTCACTCCGCAACCGGTTTGTCGTGATCGTCGGGGCGTTGCTGGTCGCCGGCGCCGGGATGCGCAGCGCCCTGCTGCTGCCGATCGACGCGGTGCCCGACCTCACCAACACCCAGGTGACCGTCATCACCAGCGCCGGCTCGCTCCCGCCGGTCGAGGTCGAGCGGCAGGTGACTTACCCCATCGAGTGGACGATGGGCGGCCTAGCCGACGTCGCTGAGGTGCGGAGCGTGTCGAAGTTCGGCCTGTCGGTCATCACGATCGTGTTCGAGGAAGGAACGGACATCTACTTCGCCACCAACCTGGTGAGCCAGCGGCTCGCCCAGGCGGCGTCGCAGATCCCAGAGCAGTACGGTCCTCCGGAGCTCGGACCGATGACCACCGCGCTCGGTGAGATCCTGCAGTTCGAGCTGCGGAGCACGGCGCGCTCCCCGATGGAGCTGCGGACGATGCTCGATTGGGAGGTCTCGCCGCGGCTGCGTGAGGTCAAAGGGGTCACCGAGGTCAACACGATGGGCGGCTTCTACAAGACCTACGAGGTCCGGCCCGACCCCGACCTGATGAACCAGCACGGGGTGACCCTCGGCGAGATCTACCAGCGTATCGAAGCCAGCAACGCCAACGCCGGCGGCGGCTACGTGGTGCACCACCAGGAGCAACGCTTCATCCGCGGCGAGGCGCTGCTCCGCACCCTCGACGACCTCCGGCAGGTAGTCCTCAAACGCTCGGCAAACGCCCCCCCGCTGCTCGTCGGCGACGTCGCCGACGTGCGGCTCGCGCCGATGGCCCGGCAGGGCGCCGTCAGCCGCGACGGCCGCGGTGAAGCGGTCACCGGCATGGTGATGATGCGGATCGGCGAGAACAGTCGCCGGGTGGTGTCGCGGGTCAAGCAGCGTATCGCCGAGGTGCAGAAGACCCTGCCCCGAGATGTCGAGATCGATATCATCTACGACCGCGAGGACCTCATCGACCGCACCCTGCACACGGTGCTCGAGAACCTGGCGGTCGGCGGGGCCCTGGTCACCCTGGTGCTGCTGATGACCCTCGGCAGCCTGCGCGCCGGGCTGATCGTGGCGCTCGCGATCCCGCTCTCGATGCTGTTCGCCACCAACGTCATGCTGGCGATGGGCGTCTCGGCGAGCCTGATGAGCCTGGGCGCCATCGACTTTGGCCTGGTGGTCGACTCGTCGGTGATTATGGTCGAGAACTGCGTGAGCCGTTTGGCGGAGAGCCCGCCGGGCGTCAGCCGGCTACGCGTCATCCGCGACGCCGCAATCGAGGTCCGCGGTCCAACCATGTTCGGCGAGCTGATCATCGCGGTGGTGTACGTCCCCGTGCTGATGCTGGAGGGGACCGAGGGCAAGCTGTTCCGACCGATGGCGATGACCGTGCTGTTCGCGCTGCTCGGCTCGCTGGTGATCTCGCTGACCCTGATGCCGGCGCTCGCCTCGCTCGGCCTGCCGCGCAGGGTAAGCCACCACGACGTCTGGCCGATCCGGTTGCTCAAGGTCGTGTACCTGCCGATGGTGCGGATGGCCATCCGCATGCCTTGGGCCACGGCCCTGGTCGCCATTTGCGTGGTGCTGGTGAGCGTGCCGATCGGGTTGGGTCTGGGCGCGGAGTTCATGCCGCGACTCAACGAGGGCGACCTCCTGGTCGAGGCGGCCCGACTCCCCACGGCGTCGCTCGAGGGCGCCGAGGACATGGCCCGGCAGATCGAGACCACCCTGCTCGAGCTGCCCGAGATCAAGACCGTGTTCTGCAAGACCGGCCGCCCGGAGATCGCCAACGACGTGATGGGCGTCCACCAGACCGACGTCTGGGTCATGCTGCACCCCAAGGAGGAGTGGCCCGCCGCCAAGTCACGGGAAGAGCTGATTGCCGACATGGAGGTCGCGCTCAACGCGCGGGTCCCCGGCGTGGCGTTCGGCTTCACCCAGCCGATCGAGATGCGCGTCGACGAGCTGGTGGCCGGCGTCAAGGCGGACGTCGCGATCCTGCTGTACGGCGACGACCTCGACGTGCTCGCCGAGAAGTCCAAGGAGATCGAGCGCGAGCTGCGCCGCATCCCCGGCGCCGCCGACGTGAAGGCCGACATCCAGTCGACCCTCGCCACGCTGACGATCGAGCCGCGTCGCGACACCCTCGCGCGGTACGGCGTCGACGCCGCCGAGGTGATGGACGTCGTGGCCGCGGTCGGCGGCCGCAGCGTCGGCAACGTGCTGGACGGCCGCGCCCGATTCCCGATCCTGGTGCGTCTGCCGGAAGCGTGGCGCGCCGACCAGACGCTCCTGGCGCAGCTTCCGGTCAGCTCCGCCGGCGGCAAGCCGATCCCGCTGGGTGAGCTGGCCGACATCCGGCTGGAGGAGACCCCACCCACGGTCGAGCACGACAACGGCCGCCGACGCACGTTCGTATCGGCCAACGTCCGCGGCCGCGACGTCGCGAGCTTTGTTGGCGAGGCGCAGCGGGCGATCGCCCAGAACGTCGAGCTGCCGTCCGGGTACGAAATCGACTGGGGCGGCGACTTCGAGAACCTGCAGTCGGCCAGCCGGCGGCTGATGCTTATCACCCCGATCGTGCTGCTGATGATATTCATGCTCCTGCACGCCAGCTTCGGTTCGGTGAGCCTGGCGTCGCTGATCTTCTTGTGTGTGCCCTTCGCGGCGAGCGGCGGCGTCTTCGCGTTGGCGTCGCGGGGCATGCCGTTCAGCATCGCGGCGGGCGTTGGGTTTATTGCGCTGTTCGGCGTGGCGGTGCTCAACGGGCTGGTCTGGACCAGCGACGCCGAACGCCGGCGCCAGCAGGGCGCGACGCCCCGCGAAGCCGCCGGCCGGGCCGCCGAGAGCCGCCTGCGGCCGGTGCTCATGACCGCCATGGTGGCGAGCCTCGGGTTCCTCCCGATGGCCCTGTCGTCGAGCGACGGCGCCGAGATCCAGCGGCCGCTAGCAACGGTCGTTATTGGTGGGTTGGTCACGAGCTCGCTGCTTACCTGCTTGGTGATCCCCGCGGTCTACCCCTGGTTCTCCCCCCGCGGCGGCACACTCGACGAGCCAACCGAAGACCCATTCGCCGATGCTGGACTTCCCACCTAG